In Setaria viridis chromosome 5, Setaria_viridis_v4.0, whole genome shotgun sequence, the genomic stretch GCCGTGCCCGTCCACCAACCCGGGGTGCGTGTCCACGAACGCGCTGGGATCTTCCGGCTCCTTCGCCTCCCCGCTGGTCATCCCGGAATCATCCGCCGGGGACAAGGCCGTTGCCGTAAGCCCCCCACCTAACTGGCCAAGTGCTCATCTCTGAATTGAACCGATCGCACGTGCTTCTCCTTTCCGCAAATACCAAATTCAGATAATACTATGCAATTTCTCTCTGACTGTCAGCTCAGATGCTTTTGCACTTCCTTGATCTCGTTCTTACGTGCTTTCTGGTGGCCGGCGTGCAGTCGTTGCGGCAAGCCATAGAGAAGACACAGAGCAATGTGGACTTCAAGGTCGACCAAGACACCCCTTACGGTCAGCACGCCATCCAAATTAAAGCTCGAGGAGCTTCACTACGGAATTTGGACATGAAATAACTTACCATGCATTTCAGGTCACTACATTGAGGCGGAGATGGACGGCGGCGTGGGCCGGGACGTGATGGAGTTTCTGGTGAAGAAAGACGCCGGCGTGGTGGCGTACCGGTGCATGGCCACCAAGGTCACCTTCGTCTACCCCTTCACCACCGCCGTCGGCGACTCCAAGGGGCAGAAGCAGAGGATCGCCGCCATCTCGCAGGAGCTCGGTTGGTACGCCCCGGACATCCAGTCCTCCATGGACTTCGACGACGTCGGTTATCCTCCGTGAAGACTGAAGAGTTGAATACCGGATGTCGGAGGACCAACCATCGTCATCGATTCATCCATCGGGTGGAGCAGAGGTAAATGTATGTTGGTGTATATAAAAGTAGCTAGGATTCGGGTCGTACTGCCACTGTTGTTCATATTGTCAGTGCACGTCCGGCTGTGCCGTCCAACTATGTTCCTGTTATACATACTGTATTAACCACTCATGTAATTTGTTTATACTTGATTCTTGTTTAACCAATGTTGTATGTAGGGAATCGTTAGTAACTTTCTAGTGTGATACTGATGCCGTTCGTGTTGACAACCGAGTGGGAGCAGCAGGAGATCAAGGCACTTTCCAAGACGAATTGCAGCACTTCTTTCTCGTATGCGCTGGATTAGTTGAATATAGAAGTAGAAGCGGATCTCTTATTGGCTGCAAGGCAGAAGATTGCGCGACATCCAGTACCTAAGCTAAGCAAGTCAGATTTTGCAACGTGTTTTACACGGTGGTATGCGCCCAAGCTAAGCTCAGGTTGAATACAATGCCCACCCCGTCCCAAGCCGGCCTaatcatagaacaacatgaAGGCCATTTAGGTGCTGTTAGGTTGGGCCTTTTCCCCCATATAAATGGTTCATATGGCACCATCAGGTAACGTTAAATCACATTTGCAAGTAGTCTACCATGGATTGGATCAGATTGCTGACATGAGGGTCCCCATATTAATggattacttttttttttacttcctcCCGTTCCTAGTCGCGCACGGCACCGAATCCCAACCCGACGCGaccgcgaggcggcggcgcccctaCCTCCCCTCTCTGATGTGATTCCCAGCTGTCTAgcacctccccttcctcctcagATCCGCCCGAGGAGAAGGCTAACGTCCTGCAAGAGGGGGATCCCAGGCTTCATGGCACGGGGGCGGAGGCAGGCCCCATGGAGCAACAACCCCAAGGCTCGGAGACAAACCACCGAAGCTGTGTAACCGGCCATGGCACGCCGGTGACGGAGGTAGACAGCTCGCGggtctcctccccctcccccttaTCCAGATGGGTTTGGGCTGTTCAGGGATGTCGCGTGCTCCTCGACGGCAGCTCCCATGGTTGAGCGACGTCGCTTGGCGGAGCGAAAATTTCCACGCGCCATGGCCAACTGTCGATAGGGGAGAGGGTTGCATTCCCTTACATAAAAAGTAGAGGAACTGAGTTTTTGGTAgttgccaaaaaaaatttgaTACTGGGGAAGAGGTTGCCAATCTGCTGGAGACGAATCTTATCTTCAAAATCCCCAAAATGGTAGGTTTTTAATACTGGGAAGGATATATGTAATCCGCTAGAGATGCTCTAAGTAATCATTCCATTTCTGTTACCGCTGAGATTTGATCCGTACATTTATTTTTTAGCTTGGAACTTTGAACCAAACGGATAAAACCAACTAAACATAGAACACATTTAGAATTGACTTCCAATCGCCCAAAAATTGACGCTAAACCACTAATATTGTCAAGtgagggatgtttggatacgaggtgctaaactttagtagtatcacatcggatgttcgaatgctaattatgaggattaaacataagctaattacaaaactaattgcacaaatggagtctaattcgcgagacgaatctactaagtCTAATAGGAgtatttgacaatgtggtgctacagtaaccatttactaatgatggattaaataattaaacattatcaaatcaaattgtggtgctacagtaaccatttactaatgatggattaaataattaaacattatcaaatcatgaacgcttaatagattcgtctcgcgaattagacttcatctgtgcaattagttttataattaaactatgtcTAGTCCTTCTATTTAGTATTTAAATATCTgatgtatcaaacacccctgaGACTAATAGAAAGAATTTGGTTGGTAGCATCCACGAAAAATTCTGCAGGATCAAAGCATCCACGAAAAATGGGTAGGTGATAACTGTGGTCCAGCTGGCTCCCACGTTACGACACCAGGCAGCAGCCAGATCAGCCAGCAACGGTCACTTCTACCGTGCGCCGGCGTCACAATCACCACCACTCGCTGCCCTCCACGTGTCCACTACCTCCGTCCTACCCCCTCTTCCCCAACGGCTATTTCACTATTTCCCCACCACATCACCCGTCCCGCCCGTCGCGTCTCTCGCCTTGAccgcaaaaaaaagaaaaaaaaaaagaaacagcgCGCCACCAGACAAGGAGGAGAGGAaaggggggaggagggaggaggaagaggagagagaaacccTAATCGAAATGGGCAAGCTTCTCTGCgacccatccgccgccgccgtcgctgagCCTCTGCCGCCGTCCCCGGCtcccgctccgccgccaccgctcctcgccTGGCACTCCccggcgcccgcccccgccctcgaggcctccacctcgcccacgGGCTGGGACGCCGTCTGGGCGCTCGAggaccagcagcgccgccgcctccaccggatCTGGGAGCGGGGCGTGGCGTGGAAGCCCTCCTCCCCTGGCGGCGAGGAGGGTGCGGCGCCCGTGGTCTTCCGCCTCGACCACGGTGGGGAGGTCGACGCCGATGGCAACTGCCTCTTCACCGCTGCACGGACGGCCGCAGCAGCCAAGGCCGACGCGCGCGAGCTCAGGCACCGCGCTGTGCGCCGGTTTGCAGAGGTCTACGACGCCGCGGGGGAGGACGACAGGGGCGCCGTTGACGCGGCCGTGAGGCACCTCTACGCGCCGGATCTCAAGGCCGGGTGGGGCGTCCACGTCGTGCAGGAGATCAAGGTGCTCGCGCCCAAGGCCCAGCGCGACGC encodes the following:
- the LOC117857720 gene encoding uncharacterized protein, producing MGKLLCDPSAAAVAEPLPPSPAPAPPPPLLAWHSPAPAPALEASTSPTGWDAVWALEDQQRRRLHRIWERGVAWKPSSPGGEEGAAPVVFRLDHGGEVDADGNCLFTAARTAAAAKADARELRHRAVRRFAEVYDAAGEDDRGAVDAAVRHLYAPDLKAGWGVHVVQEIKVLAPKAQRDALDAAIQELVDLGIQREIAAETIYKERCIAVNNGDSWAKYMSISGSAEDEHDIITLQYTEEGLLTIDENRDGRAAAFGDDIAIECLATEFKREVYVVQAHGADAMVDEDNCVFFLPHRPRGEICEPPIFLFMKGTAWCGAGADHYEPLIATVLQHVTSDKAAVVL
- the LOC117855207 gene encoding thylakoid lumenal 17.9 kDa protein, chloroplastic — encoded protein: MPPTTPAPARPCPPPAPAAAPIRPQLLSSVAPLALAAALVCGAGPAADAPAARAVPFVRPPPLQGKPFASSTPYAQSQKLQLGLDKLGKIRPCPSTNPGCVSTNALGSSGSFASPLVIPESSAGDKAVASLRQAIEKTQSNVDFKVDQDTPYGHYIEAEMDGGVGRDVMEFLVKKDAGVVAYRCMATKVTFVYPFTTAVGDSKGQKQRIAAISQELGWYAPDIQSSMDFDDVGYPP